The Lathyrus oleraceus cultivar Zhongwan6 chromosome 5, CAAS_Psat_ZW6_1.0, whole genome shotgun sequence genome includes the window TAGCCTTGCCAGagtccagaagatggtgatcatttccctagtagatccccttgcctcagcttggcattctacccagcatttcgcatccctgcatgtagaatcatattgcattgcatccttccaaatcgcgcagcatttccattttcatggagcattacgccattgaaaaattcaaacatacgcatgtaagcataaaacattctcggtatcccaagtgataagctagaagttgtttccagtactcagactgaagattgttcatgacttaccttggttatccccagcaagtgtcatcGGCCCATGCGTCACCTatattatcattccctatttctgccaatgtTGACAagcatgaagttttccggtatccagaccgaagtggcgttcaggccagtttccggtatttagaccgaagtggcgttcaggccaatttctgatattcagatcgaagtggcgttcaggccagtttccggtatttagaccgaagtggcgttcaggccaatttccgatattcagatcgaagtggcgttcaggccaatttccgatattcagatcgaagtggcgttcaggccaatttccgatattcagatcgaagtggcgttcaggccaatttccggtatccagaccgaagtggcattcaggccagttttccgatatccagaccgaagtggcattcaagccagtgttccgatattcagatcgaagtggcattcaggccagttttcccgatattcagatcgaagtggcattcaggccaagtctttccgatgttcagatcgaagaagtttccgacgttcaggtcgatgcgacttgtggcattcaggccaattttccgatgttcagatcgaagtcatttccaatattcagactgatgagcggcattcaggccatggttatttctgtgttacaatttattttggtatccaagttaacattctttttcggtattcagactgactctcaccgtaccagacggattcttatttcaagaccacctctttgccgattctgacagacattgttacttcacttcacttcagtgcaaacttttgggcttttattgtattcaatcccttgatacctcgaaagtacgaaagcagctgccatcttctttccgggtctccagttgattgaataggggcagctgtaataccccaaaatttacccttcatttttcctggaagcatacgctttacacctcatgcatgcattcatttttaggtcatttaacattagatacatcgcatttcatcatgtcaatcagaattagatccaagaaacttaaaaaaaaaaaaaacgaaaaaaaaaagaagttaaaaataaataaataaataaaattaattaaataaataaataaaacataacaaatttttttggatttggatctccctcatttgagcccactacccacgaaaatcagtctataaatactgaagtttcagtagaggaaaacacacttggagttacactgggagattcactggagaaagattttgagagaaggaaacctaggaactactctgcagcgaccttcaggcagccctgagaagttcactccgcctcacacaaaccctagtattactttgcagatccagccgtaccattcaatcttaatcaatctctcaaatcaggtttgccatatatccatcatctttatgcctttaatttgaatgctctaaatgtatgaggtattatgggtgaatttgatacccttttgatgcatgtgtttgacaagaggtttaggcctcctacccttgattgctttttgtgaattttgatggaattattcatgtggttacattttgatttaggggcaactcttgattaccctattttgtttctctaacctgtctttgtgttgccatggcattgttttccctggatttcaccttgtttgtctaacctttctgttgagttttcgtgagggctcacatactcttgcagggataccatccggaggtttatcctgattaatcgtattgactgattttctttgatggtctagctggagagatctcagggttgctaatcctttaattgctgtaacttcggatctttatccgtgtggtaattttttccttttctcgtactttatcgctttcttagctggaagacctcgataggaggcaatgtttgagccccttggtggcattttactttgagatacatgttttgtgttttgtattcatatccccacatgtagcgcggttccttcgtcaaggactgcctgtttgcccttgagcatcccaaaccctaaaacccaaagcaacacgtttactccttctactacaggcgagtaagtctccaaaggtcgagcatccgatagattgcgtagtgacgtcgttcgtccaaaacccaatccataaccccgtagttagccgaactacgacttgctctgattctcattccagatgagatacgtaggcataagacgcgatgtcttagcgagcacacatccctcaacccataggtcagctgagctacgaagactctgattctcatatttagatgagatacgtatgcagtggatgcgacatccgcgcgagtcatttctcttaacctttttagtaaataaacacattaggtaaacccacaccctttagacgaaaaccacaaaagtggatcccatagagtactacggatgcgtaggggtgctaataccttcccttcggataaccgactcccgaacccaagatttggttgcgagaccccgtcttgtcctttcctttttcaggtttacttcgagcgtttcctttccctcctttgggatgaataacacatggtggcgactctcctgtctttttctttcgccagttgttttttcgcgcactgtatttttcaggttgcgacacccggttactcacaaccccctatccgtcaaacttttcgttccacaaacacacaaacatacaaccaaaacatgccattcacccaaccccaataccaagaacataccccataccaccaccaacaaattgaccatcaacctgagacccaacatcgcttcgcacccacaccatcaccctaccaaagtcgccttagccaaaacaccaaccactcctcctcctaccgtagccaagaagcccaaacatcacaaaaccaaaacatcccacaaacctatctctaccaaacaccctaacaacctttccaacctttcgtagacgcatcattcacacccatgtctcccttcaaccgtcctggtcgcccatccatgagtcaaccacatcccaacttctctggcatgggtcatgagctcagctacaGCGGTACACCATCATTGCATACTAAAGACTATGttgagttggctgaatacctcaatggaccttctcctgtaggaggtagTGACACTCCTGGCCCCCTCAaatgaacaaacaccggtgcagaatcgtcaacgtgggttagggtcaagggttagggtagctaggggatgtgggaccggaggtcggttaggtgatcccggtcatcaccattaggtttctttgtgtaaactccaaactttattaatatcaagtcgtattatatcaaatttatctttgtgcaaactccaaacattaggtttctttgtgtaaactccatttttgcaaaattcacatacacatgttttgactaaaaccctaaatttgggtcaacttcccaaggacctaactcactcattttttattattttgaggtgggacaaaGTGCATTGGAAAGTAGATGTCcacttcaattgttatgttggacaaagtttcataattctaaaagaaacacatgtgataatacaaaacattataggtcacataacaattgaaatgaaatgtgaaaaagtccaacttcaagtgcccataactttctcataaaaaatccaaatgatgcaaattttatgtccaaattcattgtcttgaaaagatctacaactttcatgttggaggttttaTCTTTTGAGGTTTTTTAAgggagtctccaattgaattggcgcctcctcttaaaccttacacataggcgcctcctcttaaaccttacacataggcgccaattggattggctagggcacttgtcctagccaatccaattggcgtctccattcaagttttaagaggagtcgccaattcaattggagactcctcctaaaagtggggtacttTGAAATTTTTTCTGAAACATGAagtattttgggaatttttttgaaaaattgggTTATCTCGGTCAAAAAAATCGAAAAAtttattattttgagatttttttttaaatgaattatttgagtaaaaaaattcattatttataaatatcCGAAACTGTTATGGATAAAATGGCAGAAGGCTGGAGAATGGCCCGCGTGTGAATATTCATCGTCATCCAAAAAGGAAAGAGACAACCAACCGTTATTAACGCTGTCACCGTCCCTCACCCCACCACCACCACCACTTCCTCTTCCTTCCTTCCTTTATTTGCACTGCAGTAGCAGAACCATCTTCATTCAAATGCCAATGGCGACTACTCACTTCAACTTCCAAACTAACTTTCTCCCATCTTCCCCTTCTCCCACTCGCCGCCTTTCTGTACTCTCTCTATCTCCTCAAATCTCCTCCAGGACCAAGCTACTACCCTCCCCAACATTCTTCAAAGGACAAATCACTAAACAATTTCTCAAATTCAACTATGCTGCAACACCACCACCACCAACAAAACACCGCGTTATTCGCATGTCGTGGGACGGTTCACTCTCCTCCGTCAAATTAATCATCCAGGGTAAAAATATGGAGGTATTTCGTTTCCATTTTATTACTACTATTATAACTGCTAATTATCATTACTATCTTTGATTGAACCTATTTATATTAATAATGTAATATGTGTGAGTGAGTTCAGCTTAATGATGCGGTGAAGCAGCACATCGAGGACAAAGTGGGGAGAGCAGTTCAGAAGCACAGCTACCTTGTTAGGGAAGTTGATGTCAGGCTATCTACTCGCGGAGGAGGAGAATTTGGCCGAGGGCCGAGAACGCGCAGATGCGAGGTAGATCACTCTCTTGCATTCTCTCTTTTGCTTGTGATGTTGTAACTTGTTAACTAGGAATGATTTTGGGTCTTGAATTAAATTAGTTGATTTCTATGATTTGTGTTAACTAGGTGACTTTATTTACTAAGAGGCATGGGGTTGTGCGGGCCGAGGAACACGCTGAAACTACCTATGGGAGTATAGATTTGGTGTCCTCGATCATTCAGAGAAAGTTGAGAAAGATCAAGGAAAAAGAAACTGATCATGGTCGTCACATGAAGGGATCCAATAGGTTGAAATTCAGGGAGCCTATTTTGCCACTACTTTCGGAGGATGAAGAGGATGAAGTTGAAATTTCCCCACAGAAGGAGGATGAAGAACAACTTATTGAAGAGGTTGGTCGGTACCTTAGTATTTGATACTTGTCTTTGTCAACCAAGTTTTCATTCTTTCTATATTAATTTAGCATGCTTTTCATGTATTCATTGAAATATTAGGTTGTGGTAGATTCTAGAAATAGAACTGAAAATTATTCTGCAAACTGAATAGAAAAACTTCAATTTCTTGTCGGAAGAAGATTTGCTCCAGTGCTATCGGTTGATTGATGTATCATTACTTATCAGGAGAGTTCTGCTGTTCTTTTGTTAATTAATATATTTTTCTTACATTAGTTGTGAGTCTGTTTTATACAGGTTGTTCGAACAAAATACTTTGACATACCTCCCTTAACCGTGTTTGAAGCAATTGACCAGTTGGAAAATGTTCATCATGACTTCTATGCATTTCGAAATGAAGAAACTGGTGAGTAAATACTTCAGTTTTATCTGTTTTTCGTCTGGTCTTGTTTCTCACACCATTTTCTTGCCCTTCCTCTATATTTTGTTGATGTTATATTGGAACTAAATGAATGTATTTCCTTTGTTTTAGGGGAGATTAATATTATATACAAAAGAAAAGAAGGAGGTTATGGACTCATTATACCCAAAGGAGACGGTGAAGCAGATAAATTGGAGCCTATAGTGCTTGATCTAGCTAAAGAACCCTCTGTGCAAGAATGAAAGACCTTTCACGAGAAACTCATCATTTTGTAAGAACACAAGAGCTTGTACATGATTAGCGGAGCCTGCCAGAAGTTGCATAGGAAGTTTAAATAGAGACTCTGGTGTTTCGAGTGCAAAACAAGTTTTAAAGTATGACCCTGTGACTGTAAAATGAAAGGGACACACCATTGAGTGTGCTCGACGTAACTTCCACAATACATATTTTCTTCTAACGATGTCATCTGCTTTGTGTTTATTGCTTTTTTAGAATATATAGTAAATTTTTAAATCATTTTTCACTTCGTCCTTTATCTGTGTAGCAAAATTTATTCGGTGTTCTGTAGATTTGATTAGGTAAATATTGGCTGCCAAGAGAAATCCAAGTGATAGATATAAAATCAAGCAAGAATTTTCTTATTAGAAGTCTTGCTGAATTGTATCTGGTTTCACTGCTATAGCTTTCGGTCTTAAATGTAGACCTGAAAACTATCTGGTTTTACTGCTATAACTTTCAGTCTTAAATGTAGACCTGAAAATTAATTTATCTGGTTGTGATGCTTATAATTATGATCAACAAGAGAAATAAGCACAATGTTTTAGCTAAATAAGCACCATGCTGAAAATGATTTAATCCATAATATAGAGTGTGTTTGCTATCAAAATAAAAACTAGTGCCTTTATCAAATTATTGTTTTAAGAAacatatataaaaataaacaaaagaCCTATATATTTTAAATATTCTGATTGCAGCATTGTTAGTAAGAAATAAGGTATTTTGCACTAAAAGATTGCTACTTCTAACACACTATTGTTTTGATGGTCAGATTTGCAAATTTAACAATTGATTGTCTTAACATGTTTTTTTTAATATTCTTTTAAAGGagttattttattttaaatgatatttttttataattttttttagcTTAATTGTggatattttattttaatataacTTTCACTTTTTTTTTACTTCTTGTCGAGATCTTAATTGTGGATATTTATCAAAATTGTAGAAGTTTTACCGTTTTTTAAATCTTAAAAATAATCGATTTTTTCGATAATTGAAGGAATACTACTCTTTTCACTAATTTTTCGTGGGTTTAAAGGCTCTGAGTATAATGAATAGAAAAACCCTTAAAATAGTGAACAAAACATCTCATGCTATCGTACTTATTATAATTCTATAATTTTTTTCATTATAAGATTTTACACTCTCAGTTAATCATAGTCGTTGGatgttgaaacaagtttgacttttattttaaaactctataaaataatgcaaatgggtgatggtgatgaatcgattgtgtaaaatattttacactgacagtgcataatAATTAATCTCAATTTGATAActaataattattaaataaataaataatcattaatcaattattattattaattattaaataaataatcataaaataaattagACACGTATGTAAATCTGAAAACGGTTTCTCAAATTTAAAAACGGCTGGAAAATAAAATATagaaaattaataattaaattaaattttgcACTAACTTACATTATTAGACACGCATGCAAATCTTAAAAGGTTTTAAAAATactaaaaagaaaaatagaaaaattaataaataaataaagataATATTTCATAGATTAACTTACTCCTTCCGGTCTTATTTATAAACAAAAGtcttctattttttttaattactTAATATCGTTAATAATATAGTATTAATTATGTTATCTCTCTCACATGAAATCAATAAAATTAAATGCAATTAACTATAATTTTTAATAAACCTGAAATTTGtcttttttatttataaataagGTCGGAGTAGTATAGTGTTAATAAT containing:
- the LOC127081225 gene encoding ribosome-binding factor PSRP1, chloroplastic, translated to MPMATTHFNFQTNFLPSSPSPTRRLSVLSLSPQISSRTKLLPSPTFFKGQITKQFLKFNYAATPPPPTKHRVIRMSWDGSLSSVKLIIQGKNMELNDAVKQHIEDKVGRAVQKHSYLVREVDVRLSTRGGGEFGRGPRTRRCEVTLFTKRHGVVRAEEHAETTYGSIDLVSSIIQRKLRKIKEKETDHGRHMKGSNRLKFREPILPLLSEDEEDEVEISPQKEDEEQLIEEVVRTKYFDIPPLTVFEAIDQLENVHHDFYAFRNEETGEINIIYKRKEGGYGLIIPKGDGEADKLEPIVLDLAKEPSVQE